From the genome of Winogradskyella forsetii, one region includes:
- a CDS encoding Fur family transcriptional regulator → MEKIVQFLESKGIRPTAMRLMTYKRLAELNVAISLGDLEKDFKVSERSTLFRTMKAFEEKGIVHQIEDGTGVIKYALCEENCECEVGNDLHLHFHCNNCNETVCLTEHKIPHINLPDGYITEDINLVVKGICEKCSGNLV, encoded by the coding sequence ATGGAAAAAATAGTTCAATTTTTAGAAAGCAAAGGAATACGACCTACAGCTATGCGCCTTATGACCTATAAGCGGTTGGCAGAGTTGAATGTGGCCATCAGCCTTGGCGACTTGGAAAAAGATTTTAAGGTCAGTGAAAGAAGTACCCTATTTAGGACTATGAAAGCGTTTGAAGAAAAAGGGATTGTGCATCAAATCGAGGATGGGACAGGGGTTATAAAATACGCCCTTTGCGAAGAAAATTGTGAATGCGAGGTCGGCAACGACCTTCATTTGCACTTTCATTGCAACAATTGTAATGAGACGGTCTGTTTAACAGAACATAAAATCCCTCACATCAACTTACCTGATGGTTATATTACCGAGGATATCAACTTGGTGGTAAAGGGTATCTGCGAAAAATGCAGTGGCAATTTGGTTTAA
- a CDS encoding SpoIIAA family protein — MITIYKKEATVYMVAENKLDAKDYENLIPVLTEHITAHPQVYWYIEMENFEGWTAEAYWKGIELNLPNEKHLKRVALVGSVKWQEQFTEVLLPFSEAHIKFYKTEEKELAKEWIEIE, encoded by the coding sequence ATGATAACAATCTATAAAAAAGAGGCTACTGTATATATGGTAGCAGAGAATAAGCTGGATGCCAAGGATTATGAAAACTTGATACCAGTCTTAACAGAACATATAACTGCCCATCCACAAGTGTATTGGTACATCGAGATGGAAAATTTTGAAGGCTGGACAGCAGAGGCATATTGGAAGGGAATTGAATTAAACCTTCCGAATGAAAAGCATTTAAAGCGTGTTGCTTTGGTGGGTAGCGTTAAATGGCAAGAACAATTTACCGAGGTATTGCTTCCTTTTTCAGAAGCTCATATAAAATTTTATAAGACCGAAGAAAAAGAATTGGCCAAAGAATGGATAGAAATAGAATAA
- a CDS encoding SHOCT domain-containing protein, translated as MMDDWYFGGMHWIWWGLWIILIFWIFLIPYPTPGQKRKKDSAMEILRERFARGEISKEEFEQRKKLLRENKKK; from the coding sequence ATGATGGACGATTGGTATTTTGGAGGAATGCACTGGATATGGTGGGGACTTTGGATAATCCTCATCTTTTGGATATTCCTAATTCCTTACCCCACCCCGGGACAGAAACGGAAAAAGGATAGTGCGATGGAAATCCTGAGGGAACGTTTTGCACGGGGCGAAATAAGCAAGGAAGAGTTTGAACAGCGAAAGAAACTGTTACGGGAAAACAAGAAAAAATAA
- a CDS encoding AlbA family DNA-binding domain-containing protein: protein MKPPNGIHNQKRGGLNRQGLLIAIVLGFAVGIIIIQPLGISLFQYDQSGDTGNWWYLFKNAVGQALGFGDVDQILKNILFGIMGSSLALMFYTRKTIFQLNREKVGITLIRELLDKGENHEVEFKSTLRWDLRQGKVNKALEMVVAKTIAGFMNTEGGHLIIGVDDEGRILGLEQDYGTLKKPGKDGFEQYIMQLVSFNLGTHFCPLAKVTFYQFEEKDICYVRVYKSQKPVYLNLGDRSHFFIRTGNGTRELDMPEALDYMETHLN, encoded by the coding sequence ATGAAACCGCCTAATGGCATACATAATCAAAAAAGAGGAGGGCTGAACAGGCAAGGACTTCTTATTGCTATTGTTTTAGGGTTTGCGGTGGGCATAATCATTATACAGCCATTGGGCATTTCCCTATTCCAGTATGACCAGAGCGGTGATACGGGCAATTGGTGGTATTTGTTCAAAAATGCAGTTGGGCAAGCTCTTGGATTTGGAGATGTGGACCAAATCCTAAAAAATATCCTGTTTGGTATTATGGGAAGCAGTCTCGCCCTGATGTTCTATACAAGAAAAACAATATTTCAACTAAATAGGGAGAAAGTCGGAATAACCTTGATAAGGGAATTATTGGACAAAGGTGAAAACCACGAGGTAGAATTCAAAAGCACCTTGCGGTGGGACCTTCGACAAGGTAAGGTAAACAAAGCCTTGGAAATGGTAGTGGCAAAGACCATTGCGGGATTTATGAATACCGAAGGCGGCCATTTGATTATAGGAGTTGACGATGAAGGCCGTATCCTGGGGCTCGAACAAGATTACGGTACTTTAAAGAAACCGGGCAAGGACGGATTTGAACAGTATATAATGCAGTTGGTGTCCTTCAATTTAGGCACGCATTTTTGCCCTTTGGCAAAGGTGACCTTTTACCAATTTGAAGAAAAGGATATCTGTTATGTAAGGGTCTACAAATCGCAAAAACCAGTGTATTTGAACCTGGGCGACCGTTCTCATTTCTTTATCAGAACTGGGAACGGTACCCGTGAGTTGGATATGCCCGAAGCATTAGATTATATGGAAACACACTTAAATTAA
- a CDS encoding zinc ribbon domain-containing protein has product MGFLKHLLRGSYGHHSNKHQRKNNDPRFDEPKVVVRCIKCGKNNPENASFCQHCGEPLGKVKCKSCEEPIPMDAKFCSKCGTEV; this is encoded by the coding sequence ATGGGATTTTTAAAACATTTATTAAGAGGAAGTTATGGTCATCATTCCAACAAGCATCAACGTAAAAATAATGACCCAAGATTTGATGAACCCAAGGTTGTTGTGAGATGTATAAAATGCGGCAAAAACAATCCTGAAAATGCTTCTTTTTGTCAACATTGTGGCGAGCCTTTAGGTAAAGTAAAATGCAAAAGTTGTGAAGAACCAATACCTATGGATGCAAAATTTTGTTCTAAATGTGGCACTGAAGTATAG
- a CDS encoding bestrophin family protein codes for MLLNKRISIVNFIKTIKFDIVFIVSYAVAVGILDQYGFLSKISIPIGVTAVFGTAVALLLGFRTNQAYERWWEARIIWGAIVNDSRTLVRQCVSFFKRSNGQYDILVNEMTNRQIIWCYALGESLRKLPFSPKVKEYQKSYKLESFNIPNTLLSEHSETLLKAKENGMVNDFQQVQIDSTIARLCDSMGKCERIKNTVFPKAHSLLIHLIIYVFATMLPFGLSDQYLAVEISLTIGIPIIFVAIEKTSILMQDPFENRPMDTPVTDLATTIEINLKQMIGDEDIPIKEKASEYYIL; via the coding sequence ATGCTCTTAAATAAAAGAATATCCATTGTCAATTTTATTAAAACCATAAAGTTTGATATTGTATTTATTGTATCTTATGCTGTAGCTGTGGGTATTTTGGACCAATATGGTTTTTTGTCAAAAATCTCTATTCCAATTGGTGTTACTGCTGTTTTTGGCACTGCGGTAGCTTTGCTTTTGGGTTTTCGAACCAATCAAGCTTATGAGCGCTGGTGGGAAGCCCGTATTATATGGGGCGCAATTGTGAATGATTCCCGAACACTGGTCAGACAATGTGTTTCATTTTTCAAAAGGAGCAACGGGCAGTACGATATTTTGGTCAATGAAATGACCAACCGTCAAATAATCTGGTGCTATGCATTGGGTGAATCATTGAGAAAACTACCCTTTTCCCCCAAAGTTAAGGAATACCAAAAATCTTATAAGTTGGAGTCTTTTAATATTCCAAATACTTTATTGTCAGAACATTCTGAAACTTTGCTAAAAGCAAAAGAAAACGGTATGGTCAATGATTTTCAGCAGGTACAAATAGACAGTACCATAGCCAGATTATGTGATTCTATGGGCAAGTGCGAACGTATAAAAAACACGGTCTTCCCCAAAGCACATAGTTTATTAATCCATTTAATCATTTATGTATTTGCCACAATGTTACCATTTGGTCTGTCAGACCAATACCTGGCGGTGGAAATAAGTCTAACTATTGGAATACCGATTATTTTCGTTGCCATTGAAAAAACATCCATTTTGATGCAGGACCCTTTTGAAAATCGACCTATGGACACCCCTGTAACCGATTTGGCTACAACTATTGAAATAAATCTTAAACAAATGATAGGGGATGAGGATATTCCGATCAAAGAAAAAGCGAGCGAATATTATATACTGTAA
- a CDS encoding heavy metal translocating P-type ATPase, translated as MKKLKMKIPVILPQVPDEKDACINRIIDKLSGREGIDSVHISDEKPDGIPQLCFHYDPDVISLDRVKSLAETTGAQITDKFGHRLIAVEGIRHTRHARTIEKAVKEVDGVLEVSASASGMVRVEFDKGITGFGAIKKKIEKQGLTIIEPSVDTETYLQKMEVSNGEEKSEDTQDKEENQHVGESEDHVHKDGEEHNHKEGESEAHAHGGIFGKNTELIFAIICGTLLGIGFGLSYVESIPDWVSLSLYVGAYFFGGYFTAKEAIQTVAKGGFEIDFLMLVAAIGAAALGEWAEGALLLFLFSLGHALEHYAMEKARKSIAALADLAPKTALLKKDGKTEEVGIEKLSIGDIIVVKPNSKISADGVVVNGKSSVNQAPITGESVPVDKIPVEDTSRDYSADDDIKDENRVFAGTINGNNTLEIKVIKEAKDSTLSRLVKLVNEAQTQKSPTQLLTDKFEKYFVPSVLILVGILLFAFLVIDEPFSASFYRAMAVLVAASPCALAISTPSAVLSGVARAARGGVLIKGGRPLEDLGVITALAFDKTGTLTEGKPKLTDVVPLGDIEENELLKIAVAVENLSDHPLAKAVVRDGKERLKGTDINDASDLEAVLGKGIKASLGKDKIYIGNLDLYEDLDEAKPSEEISNKVKELESDGNTTMLIRRNKEYIGIIALMDTPREAAKETLKKLKEIGIKRMIMLTGDNQKVADAVAKEIGLTDAWGSLLPEEKVDAIKELKEKESKVAMVGDGVNDAPAMANSTVGIAMGAAGSDVALETADVALMADKLETLPFAIGLSRKAKAIIKQNLWVSLGVVALLIPATILSWANIGIAVAFHEGSTLVVVANALRLLAYKKD; from the coding sequence ATGAAAAAACTAAAAATGAAAATTCCCGTAATCCTTCCACAGGTACCGGACGAAAAAGATGCCTGCATCAACAGGATCATCGACAAATTAAGTGGACGTGAAGGCATTGACAGTGTACACATATCCGATGAAAAACCGGACGGTATACCGCAACTCTGTTTCCATTATGACCCTGATGTCATTTCCCTTGATAGAGTAAAGTCCTTGGCAGAAACCACGGGAGCCCAAATCACGGATAAATTTGGGCATAGGCTAATAGCCGTGGAAGGGATACGCCACACCCGTCACGCCCGAACCATCGAGAAAGCAGTCAAGGAGGTCGATGGAGTTCTCGAAGTTTCCGCATCCGCTTCTGGAATGGTACGTGTGGAATTTGATAAAGGCATTACAGGATTTGGGGCTATTAAAAAGAAAATAGAAAAACAAGGGCTTACCATTATTGAACCTTCCGTTGATACAGAAACGTATTTACAAAAAATGGAAGTTTCCAACGGTGAAGAAAAATCTGAAGATACTCAAGACAAGGAGGAAAATCAACACGTTGGCGAGAGCGAAGACCACGTTCATAAAGACGGCGAAGAACACAACCACAAGGAGGGTGAAAGTGAGGCACACGCCCACGGTGGTATTTTTGGCAAGAATACCGAACTTATTTTTGCCATCATTTGCGGTACGCTTCTGGGTATTGGTTTTGGCCTTTCCTACGTAGAATCAATACCGGATTGGGTTAGCTTATCTTTATACGTCGGTGCTTACTTTTTTGGAGGGTACTTTACGGCGAAAGAGGCTATACAGACCGTAGCCAAGGGCGGCTTTGAAATCGACTTCTTGATGTTGGTTGCCGCCATCGGTGCCGCAGCTCTGGGCGAATGGGCAGAAGGTGCCTTGTTGCTGTTCCTGTTTAGTTTGGGGCACGCCCTTGAACATTATGCAATGGAAAAGGCCCGAAAGTCCATTGCGGCACTGGCAGATTTAGCACCAAAAACGGCATTGCTGAAAAAAGATGGCAAGACAGAAGAAGTCGGGATTGAAAAATTAAGTATAGGCGATATCATTGTGGTCAAGCCCAATAGTAAAATATCCGCAGATGGCGTCGTGGTCAATGGAAAAAGCAGCGTCAACCAGGCACCTATTACTGGGGAAAGTGTACCCGTGGACAAAATTCCCGTGGAAGATACGAGCAGGGACTATTCGGCAGACGATGATATCAAGGACGAAAATCGGGTATTCGCTGGAACTATCAACGGTAATAACACGCTGGAAATAAAGGTAATCAAGGAAGCCAAAGACTCTACACTATCCCGACTGGTCAAACTGGTTAACGAGGCGCAGACCCAGAAGTCCCCTACCCAACTGTTGACCGATAAGTTTGAAAAATACTTTGTACCATCCGTACTGATACTGGTGGGTATCCTGCTCTTTGCCTTTCTGGTCATTGATGAACCGTTTAGTGCAAGTTTTTACCGTGCAATGGCGGTATTGGTAGCCGCCAGCCCCTGTGCACTGGCCATTTCAACACCAAGTGCTGTATTAAGCGGGGTTGCAAGAGCGGCTCGTGGCGGGGTACTTATCAAAGGTGGGCGACCGCTTGAGGATTTGGGGGTCATTACGGCTTTGGCTTTTGATAAAACGGGCACGCTTACAGAAGGCAAGCCCAAACTTACCGATGTAGTACCATTAGGGGATATTGAAGAAAATGAACTGTTAAAGATAGCTGTTGCTGTTGAAAATTTGAGCGACCACCCTTTGGCCAAAGCTGTCGTAAGGGATGGGAAAGAGCGTCTGAAAGGTACTGATATTAACGATGCGTCAGATTTAGAAGCGGTTCTCGGAAAAGGTATCAAAGCGTCCTTGGGCAAGGATAAAATCTATATTGGAAACCTTGACTTGTACGAAGACCTCGATGAAGCAAAACCATCCGAAGAAATATCGAATAAAGTAAAAGAACTTGAAAGCGACGGAAACACGACGATGCTTATAAGAAGGAACAAAGAATATATCGGTATCATCGCCCTGATGGACACCCCACGGGAAGCGGCCAAGGAAACACTGAAAAAATTAAAGGAAATCGGTATCAAGCGGATGATAATGCTAACCGGGGATAATCAAAAGGTTGCCGACGCCGTTGCTAAAGAAATTGGATTGACCGATGCTTGGGGAAGCCTGTTGCCGGAGGAAAAAGTGGATGCCATAAAAGAATTAAAGGAAAAGGAATCCAAGGTGGCAATGGTGGGAGATGGTGTAAACGATGCGCCTGCGATGGCAAACAGTACCGTAGGTATTGCAATGGGTGCAGCGGGCAGTGATGTGGCTTTAGAAACCGCGGATGTTGCCCTAATGGCCGATAAATTGGAAACCCTGCCCTTTGCCATTGGCTTAAGTAGGAAAGCAAAGGCCATAATCAAGCAGAACCTTTGG